A genome region from Arachis duranensis cultivar V14167 chromosome 6, aradu.V14167.gnm2.J7QH, whole genome shotgun sequence includes the following:
- the LOC107493677 gene encoding uncharacterized protein LOC107493677: protein MVTKGIVHGHKISNKRIEVNQAKVEIIEKLPPPTNVKAIRSFLGHAGFYRRFIKDFSKLAKPLCNLLVVDTPFVFGEHCLYGFETLKAKLVIAPIISAPNWALPFKLIRVLNDAQRNNTTTEKELLAVVYAIDKFRSYLIGSKVTVYTDHAALKDKKGSENQVADHLYRIQPKAGMPLPITEVTDTFFDEQVFAIQRAPWFADIANYKAMKFIPKEYSRKDAWMEKSDVVSPRKKPSRISSIVMGLNIEAILEKSKQPPRSFRADSVGQHSSRTPKSLSAIVTSANELEISLKIKKCHNKEFWKLSCLMYGE from the exons atggttACTAAAGGGATTGTTcatgggcacaaaatttcaaacaagagaATAGAGGTtaatcaagctaaggtagaaatAATTGAAAAGTTACCACCACCTACTAATGTTAAGGCCATCAGAAGCTTCTTAggccatgcaggtttctacaggaggtttatcAAAGACTTCTCCAAACTTGCAAAACCCCTGTGCAATCTTCTAGTTGTAGACACACCTTTTGTTTTTGGTGAGCACTGCTTGTATGGCTTCGAAACTTTAAAGGCAAAGCTTGTCATTGCACCTATCATTTCTGCACCCAACTGGGCCCTACCATTCAagctgat tcgtgttctaaatgatgctcAAAGAAACAATACCACCACCGAGAAGGAACTACTAGCAGTTGTCTATGCAATTGataagttcagatcttatttgaTTGGTTCAAAGGTCACTGtttacactgaccatgctgctctcaa GGACAAAAAGGGATCAGAAAACCAGGTGGCAGATCATTTATACCGAATTCAACCTAAAGCAGGGATGCCCCTGCCCATCACTGAGGTGACCGATACTTTCTTTGATGAGCAGGTTTTTGCAATCCAAAgagcaccatggtttgcagacattgcaaactataaagccaTGAAGTTCATTCCGAAGGAGTACAGCAGAAA AGATGCTTGGATGGAAAAATCCGACGTTGTGTCTCCGAGGAAGAAACCCAGCAGAATCTCTAGCATTGTCATGGGTCTGAATATAGAGGCCATTTTAGAGAAGAGCAAACAACCACCAAGGTCCTTCAGAGCAGATTCTGTTGGCCAACACTCTTCAAGGACTCCTAAGAGTTTGTCCGCAATTGTGACAAGTGCCAACGAGCTGGAAATCTCCCTCAAAATCAAGAAATGCCACAACAAGGAATTTTGGAAATTGagctgtttgatgtatggggaataa